One segment of Fusarium oxysporum f. sp. lycopersici 4287 chromosome 15, whole genome shotgun sequence DNA contains the following:
- a CDS encoding hypothetical protein (At least one base has a quality score < 10) encodes MTGLATYTDAIVTLRPSQLQKLESLGLYYNSPEPAIICVECGFAINPARAPRHPGDKHHITKSARRGLKPLIYSLNLPNPETLPLRSNGSPPHPYLTVYKGSACKHCGLRSISEKVLLAHVKSKHSKDIKLAARQQTRHWLSDHIQQGLSFQSWSANDIRRSWIITDNNPSRGSLPCSTLLQACPDAVKLLAQKLFADECARLGGVEGGRTRRYDSAAPVSIALQTNWMRRTGWETMFQDTRRNILVALTELPNCRTNQPMPLGIQGEEVIYSLARDERKLASMMVALDRLLDQCGETVRRTDVCLRRWLRSRFPDRPYKAPFELVAKPSSEKVYRKELKRFICFWLRLSRLLPTTMRAITGRGLNRHQFRALRELWVDGVWQSEEPADMDHDGGEEEENDDDDYGDEEDEGEDESECEESDGHDTSEYDSQSSVAIEADDLSDAESTSAWSLDNQEQLSQDPAADVLLRFCYFAIAEDFEGGLASSTMLVYFSAVRGLSTPNGNEYLPPHRFTPVLARLIYCSRLVFLEAVLPHFSRIYGGIARPPRHGLLRRLNAARREYMCDGTLSPMGEFLSLLSYGNALRRSQGSNFRFHWSDDGEVLSWNGNQRLSMVDFRGLACKVLRSVTASCSRLMYDWEPTHLDLSLIRDNLSTTTPGYSFVSDPVNQLTDAYPELLLRACISPVDGLLQEQGQNQSTWDAKAARAYLEAHDDHLKGLMVLCNFDGGQCARISADFNSSKSSLGVQLDYLK; translated from the exons ATGACAGGTCTCGCGACGTACACTGATGCTATTGTCACATTGCGGCCGAGTCAGCTCCAAAAGCTCGAGAGTCTCGGCTTGTACTACAATTCGCCAGAGCCAGCAATAATTTGCGTCGAATGCGGCTTCGCCATTAACCCTGCACGCGCGCCGCGTCACCCAGGCGACAAGCATCATATAACTAAGTCTGCCCGCCGTGGTTTGAAGCCACTAATCTATTCTCTCAATCTTCCAAACCCAGAGACACTTCCACTGCGATCAAACGGCTCGCCGCCACACCCATACCTTACGGTATATAAGGGTTCGGCCTGTAAACATTGTGGTCTTCGCTCTATCAGCGAAAAAGTCTTACTAGCCCATGTCAAATCAAAGCACAGCAAAGACATCAAGCTCGCAGCTCGACAACAGACGCGACACTGGCTGAGTGATCACATCCAGCAAGGCTTGTCATTTCAGAGCTGGTCGGCGAACGATATCCGAAGGTCATGGATTATCACCGACAATAACCCTAGCCGTGGCTCTCTACCTTGTAGTACTCTCTTACAAGCTTGTCCAGACGCCGTTAAGCTGCTGGCCCAAAAGCTCTTTGCTGATGAGTGTGCAAGATTAGGGGGTGTAGAAGGAGGCCGTACGAGACGATATGACAGCGCAGCACCGGTATCTATCGCCTTACAGACGAATTGGATGCGGCGTACTGGCTGGGAAACGATGTTCCAAGATACACGTCGTAATATCCTTGTTGCGCTTACGGAGTTACCTAATTGTAGGACCAACCAGCCTATGCCCCTGGGTATCCAGGGAGAAGAAGTAATCTATAGCCTAGCGCGAGACGAACGAAAATTGGCATCGATGATGGTAGCGCTTGATCGCCTCCTCGACCAATGCGGCGAGACCGTTCGGAGGACCGATGTATGCctgagaagatggcttcGTTCCAGGTTCCCAGACCGCCCCTACAAAGCGCCCTTCGAGCTGGTGGCAAAGCCGTCTTCTGAGAAGGTCTACCGGAAGGAACTAAAGCGCTTTATCTGCTTCTGGCTTCGACTGTCCCGACTATTACCGACAACTATGCGGGCAATTACAGGGCGAGGGTTGAACAGACATCAGTTTAGAGCTCTTCGTGAGCTCTGGGTGGATGGTGTCTGGCAGTCTGAGGAGCCTGCTGATATGGACC ATGATGGgggtgaagaagaggagaatgatgatgatgattatggtgatgaagaggatgaaggcGAGGACGAAAGTGAATGTGAGGAGAGTGATGGACACGATACATCGGAATATGACAGCCAGAGTAGTGTGGCTATAGAAGCAGATGATCTCTCTGACGCCGAGTCGACTTCCGCTTGGTCTTTGGACAACCAGGAGCAACTCTCCCAAGACCCCGCGGCCGACGTCTTACTGCGCTTTTGTTACTTTGCTATCGCCGAGGACTTTGAAGGTGGGCTCGCGAGCTCGACGATGCTAGTGTACTTCAGTGCTGTACGCGGGCTGTCAACCCCTAACGGCAACGAATACCTCCCTCCTCACCGGTTCACCCCTGTCCTAGCGAGACTTATATACTGTTCTCGGTTGGTCTTTCTCGAAGCCGTGCTGCCTCATTTCTCCCGTATCTACGGTGGTATTGCACGCCCACCGCGTCACGGGCTGCTGCGAAGGCTCAATGCGGCCCGGCGCGAGTACATGTGTGATGGCACGTTATCGCCCATGGGCGAATTCTTGAGTCTCTTGTCTTACGGCAACGCTCTTCGACGGTCTCAAGGGTCCAATTTCCGATTCCATTGGAGCGATGACGGCGAGGTACTGTCCTGGAATGGCAACCAACGACTTTCGATGGTGGACTTTCGTGGCCTGGCTTGTAAAGTGCTGCGCTCAGTCACAGCATCGTGTTCCCGTTTGATGTATGATTGGGAGCCTACTCACCTCGATTTGTCGCTGATTCGAGATAATCTATCAACGACAACACCGGGCTACTCCTTCGTATCCGATCCCGTCAATCAGCTAACAGATGCCTACCCCGAGTTACTACTGAGAGCATGCATATCCCCGGTCGACGGTCTGCTCCAAGAACAGGGTCAAAACCAGAGTACCTGGGATGCCAAAGCCGCTCGCGCATATTTGGAAGCCCACGATGATCACTTGAAGGGACTAATGGTGCTTTGTAACTTTGACGGCGGCCAGTGCGCACGGATCAGCGCTGACTTCAATTCAAGTAAGTCAAGTTTGGGGGTCCAACTTGATTACTTGAAATAA